TCCCTGCACTCATCACGTGTACTGTCCCCTGTACTGTAAAAACTGGATTTTGGCAGGGTCCTGTTACAGATGCGGCACTCCTTCACCATATTCGAATCTTTAACAAGCTCTCCTTCACCGTACTTTGAGTAGAACTCTGTTAATTTACTGTCATCTATCAGGGTGTAATTTTTGAAGGCGTCCTCTTCAATAAGGTCGAATTCCTGAAGCTCCCATATGAATCCCTGTATGTTTACGCGTTCCTCTTCACTTTCTATGATATCATCAACTCTGAATTTAACTCCGGGTTCAACCCTTTTTCTTATTTCAGCAAGGGAGAGTGCAGCGTTCCTTTTACCTGCACAATCCTTACACTCCCTGCCCTTTCCTGTCACATAGAACTCTGTAGCAGGTTTGAGTTCTCCGCATATGGGGCACTCGGTTTCCTCTTCCTCTGCTTCATGGTCTTCTGTTCTGTCGGTTACCCCGGGTTCCTGCCCCTTCTCCTTCATGATTTCCTTGAGTTTTATGTTCTCTATGAGGAAGCTGTTAACGGTTTCATCAGATTTTATCCTGCATGAACCATCCCTGTAGTCGAGGAGACCGAATTCATCAAGTATCCAGACCATTCCCTGGAACTCGATTCTCTGAGATTCATCCATTTTAGCGGTTATTTCTTCCAGATGGAATTCTTCCCCTGGTTTAAAGGTTTCAAGTAATCTTTCAAGGGATTCCAATGCGTACAGTGTCCTTGAACATTCGGTGCATAGAACCTGAGGAGAACTTCCCACTTCAGCCCTGCAGTTGAGGCATCTGCCGGGTTCACCACCACGTGTCCTGAATTTATTTTCCGGTTCTCTGGTTTCAGAGTCACTATTCAGTTCCATCCACCACATAGACATGGGAAGCACGTCCTTATGATATCAAGATTCACTGCACCGCCCTTTTCCCCACTGCCAACTTACAAATGATTTTTTTACAGATTTTTCAGGGCATTAATACAGACTTCCGCAGTAAATGAATGTTTACACATAAAAATTTAATATTCCTTCACATACTTAAGCCTTTCATATACAGACAAATAAAAAACTTTATCTATTAATTTCAAAAAAAACGTTTAAAGGGTATTCAGTGTCTTAAGGGGGGTTTTCCCATAAAAAAAGGACCAATTTCAGATAGAAAATCTAATTTCTGGATCCATAGGATAGATCCTGATTTACTTGAGGATGTATCAAGAAACCTGGTTATAGGAGCTAGAAAGAAGAGGAGCAGGAATGTCAACAGTATACGCCCCAATGACAGGATATTCATCTTCGCACCCATTATAGTAAACGGGCGGAGGAACCTGACCTTCATTGCATACACCATGGTTGATGGGGTCTACAATGATAGCGGAACCCTCTATGATTACTATGAATCCACCAGGAAGATCAGACTTAAGGGTATAAAGTTCTTCAGCCCCCCGTTACCTGCAGTGGATCTCAGGAAAAACCTTTCGTTTTTAAATGGGAATAGATATTCATCAGCCCTCAAATCAGAATACAGGGAGATATCTGAGGCTGACTTTAAACGGATATACTCCCGGGCCAATTTCGTTAAAAACTTTCCCCTTTACCTTGAAAACGTCTCATTCAACATTGATGAATTTATCTTGAACTCAATAAATTCCCTTCATGGTATCATTAAACGCTTTGATAATAGGAAGCAGATGGATATAAAGACCTTTATCAGGCTTCTGGGGGAATTCATGGATTCATATGGAGTCAGTAAGCCCTATGATGAGCTTGAGGAGTTTTACTCCCTTAATGCATGGAGGACAGGAATCAAACATTACCCCTCAAGGGACCCAGAGAGGATAGTAACCCTCTACAACAGTCAGGGTGGTAAGAGGGACTTCGGATTAATATCATTTGAGTAGGAGGTATATTAATGGATCCAGAGAACATCCTTAACGCCCTTAAAAACGGTAACGTGCCTCCTGAGGGTGTCAGTGAGATATGTGTGGGGCGTGAGAACGAGATTGAAGAATTCCAGAAGATATTTGAGAGGGTAAGGGGTGGTGTGGCTGTAACAAAGTTTCTGAATGGAGAGTTCGGGGCTGGGAAATCCTTCTTCCTGAAGCTAATTGAGGAGAAGGCGCTTGCAGAGAACTTTGTTGTCTCAAAGGTAACCCTCAGCCGTGACGTCCCCTTTAACAAGTTCGAGGTTGTTTATCGTAATATTGCAAGGTCCCTTACCTGCAAGACCGGAATATCCCTTGAACATATAATTGAGCGGTGGATGACAAAGATAAGGACGGTGGCCCTTCGCGAAACTATCGACCCCTCCCAGCAGGAGCAGATTGTGCGGGATAATATCCATAATGACCTTAAAGAAGCCCACAAGTATTCAGCAAGCTTCGCCACGGCCATAGAAAATTATTATAACCTTTTATCAAAGGGGGATCATGAGACAGCAAAGCATGCCATCGCATGGTTGAGTGGTGAGACCAACATCCCATTCACAATAAAGCGAAAGTTCGGGGTTAAGGGCGATATTGACAAGGAAAACGCCTTCAAACACCTTGAATCACTTTCAGCGTTTCTAAAATCCCTTAACTATGCCGGCCTTGTCATACTTATAGATGAGGCAGAGCATATCATGACCCTCCACAACAAGAAGCTCAGGGACACAGCCTACGACTATATGAGGAACATATATGATGCCTGTAACGGCGGAAGGTTCAGGAACACCCTCTTCATATTCGCAGGAACCCCTGAGTTCTTTGAGGATCAGAAGCTCGGGATACCCTCCTACACAGCCCTAAATGAGAGGATAGAGGATGTTCTCCACACGGAGCTGAAGGACCTCAGAAAACCCATAATCAAGCTGGATGGGTTTAAAAGGGAGGATCTCATGGAGTTATCCAGCAGACTCATCTCCATGCATGAGGAACTCTATGACTGGGATGCCGGGATTGTCAGGGACTCCCTTGAGGGCATAATTTCAAGGCATGAATCAAGCGCTGAACTGACGGGTTATATACCTCCAAGGATCTTTGTGAAATCATTTATAAGCGTCCTTGACGTTGTACAGCAGAACCCTGAACTCAAGACTGAAGACGAGATACTTGACCTCTTCGAGGAGAAGGAGGAAATAGAATTAGAGGATGAAGACTGGATTTGACTCTTTGAGAGGGTTAGATGTCTGAAATACTGAATCCTAGGCTCAGCCATTTTCTTGTAAACCGGCTGGGCTGGAATAAACTTAGAGATGTCCAGAGGGCAGCCCTTGAACCCATAATGGGGGGAGATGACACCCTTATACTTGCAAGCACAGCTTCAGGTAAAACAGAGGCGGCTATCATACCCATCTTTAACTCCATGATAGGTGAAGGTGCAGAGCCAGTGTGCCTGCTCTATGTATCGCCCCTCAAGGCCCTTATAAATGACATGCACATGCGCATGGATTCCTGGTGCAGCCACTTTAACCTTGAGGCTATGAAGTGGCACGGTGATGTCTCAGGCAGCGCCAAGAAGAGGTTCATCAGGGACCCGGTTGAGGTACTCCTCATAACCCCCGAGTCCCTGGAGGTCATCCTTATAAACAGGACCCATGATGAAAAGCGGAGGATCTTCAGGAACCTCAGGTACATCATCATAGATGAGATACACTACTTCATCGAGGCTGACAGGGGTGTTCAGCTTAACTCCCTCCTTTCAAGGATAGAGAGCTACACGGACCGCAGGCCGCAGAGGATAGGTCTTTCAGCCACCATCGGGAACCCTGACGCGGTAATGGACTGGATGAGCCCTGGAGGGTGTTCACTGGTAAAGAGTGAATCAGACCGGAAACTGGACTTCCGCATATTCAATGTTAATCTTAAGGATCCCAATGTTGAAGATCTTGAAGAATTGCTTGATATACTCAAAAGACTCACCGGGAGAAAGGTCCTGATCTTTTCACCATCAAGGGCCAGAGCTGAAGCTTACTATAGGATAATAAAGGAAAAACTTGATGTTGAAGTATTCATACACCACGGATCCCTCAGCAAGGACCTTAGGGAGGATGCCGAGGCTAAATTCAAGGAACTTTCAGGGGCCTTCATGGTGAGCACCAGCACCCTTGAACTTGGTATAGACGTGGGTGATATTGATGTGGTGGTCCATCTAAGTGCACCGGCCTCTGTAAACCAGTTCCTCCAGAGGACAGGTAGGAGCGGTAGGAAGAGGGGTTCTCAGAGGACTGTGATATTCACTAATGGGGGTATGGATGTTTTAATAGCTCTTTCAACGGTTTCACTGGCACTTTCAGGTAAACTTGAGAATTTAAGGATACCTGAAAGGCCCCTTGATATCTATTTCCATCAGATCCTCAGCTCCGTCTTTGAACTGGAAAAACCTGAACCCTCTGATATTTACAGACTCCTCAACAGATCAAGTGTATTCTCAAGGATATCAGAGGATGATTTTCATGGGATGATTGAATTCATGATCGATGAGGACTTCTTAAGGGAGTACGGTCCTTACATCCACCATGGATTCAAATTTGAGAAGACCTTTGGAAAGATGAACTTCCTGGAGTTCTATTCAGTATTCCCCCCTAACTATGAATTCAAGGTTAAAAAGGGGGCAATGACCATAGGGACCATTGACGCGTTTTTCGCGGTAACCTACCTTCAGAGGGGGTCTGTTTTCATGCTGGGGGGAGATGAGTGGATTGTAATGGATATTGACTATGAAAGGTTCACGGTTCGGGTTAAGCCTTACAGTGGTAATGCTGATATACCTAAATGGAACAGTGGTGGGATGCCGGTGAGCTTTGAAGTTTCAAGGCACGCCTACGATATAATACTTGGCAACTTCAACAGGGACCTCCTGCGGAACCTTGATGAACATTCACGGATTAAGATTAAGAATTATATGGGAAGGGCTGAGTCATTCGGCCTGGAGGAGGGCATGATCCCAGTTAACATGGATTCAACTATAAGCATCTACACCTTTGCAGGTGACAGGGTTAATAAACTGATTTCAGACATCTTCGCCCTGGAGGCTGAGAACAGCATAAGTAATGTGGTGAATGATGCATTCAAAACTTCCTTCGTTGCCAACATAGATTACAGCGACATCCTGTTCATAATGGAGGATATTCCCTCTATAATATGTGAGGACGGCTTCCCCCTACGCCTCCAGACCCACCTCAATAACTTTGTTAAGAACAAGTTCATCAGGTACCTGCCAGAGAATGTGGCTGCAGAGATAATCTATGAGATCCTCTATAATCCTGGGGATCTCCTGAAGCTCCTTGATGAGAACAGACCAGTCCATATAGATGGATTCGGCCTTTTTTGAAGAACCCTGAGTTTCAGTTCAGTAATCTACCGGTGGATATGGGGCACATCATAAGATAAAAAATTTAAATCATTTTAGCTATATGATTTTAATGATTTAAAAACTTTCATCCATTCTTTTAAAATCTTTTATAAAGATTATCGTACTAACTATAAGTGTACATCTAGTACAGGATGATATAAATGAATAAGAGAAATCTATTTCTCCTGTGTGTCCTTGGAGCAGCCTTTATCTTGTCAGGAACATCATCTGCTGCTGATATTTATGTTTCAACAGCAGGTTCTGATGATAATGATGGGCTCTCATGGGATACTCCAAAGGCAACCATAAGGAACGCCACCCTGACCGCATCTTCAGGTGACAGTATCTGGCTCGCAGATGGGGAATACACTGGCGATGACAACAGGGGTATAACCATAGACAGGAACCTCACCCTGACGGGACAGTCAACCACAGGGACGGTTATAAACTGCGGGTACCTTTCAAGGGCCTTTCACTGTTAATGACGGTGTTAGTTTCCTCCTGAGGAACCTCACAGTGAAAAAGGGGTAATGACTCCTATGGCGGAGCCATATTTAACCAAGGCGAGCTCACCGTTGAAAACTGTGTGTTCACCGAGAACACAGGGGACTACGGTGCTGTTATAACCAACTACGGGAACTTCATGAACTACCCTATGGCAGTGATAATCAACAGCCGCTTTGAAAATAACACCATAACCACAGGTACGAGTGGGGGTGCGCTCTACAATGAGATGTTTGCAGAGATGATTGTTGAGGGGTGCACATTCACCAACAACAGTGTCAATAACATTGGCGGCGCCATCTACACATGCTATGAGAGCAACCTTACTGTCAGGAACAGTAAATTCAAGTGGAACCATGCAGAGAACTCAGGTGGAGCAATTCACACTGAGTACGGTGCTTCAACCATAATCGATTCGGTTTTTCATTG
The sequence above is drawn from the Methanothermobacter wolfeii genome and encodes:
- a CDS encoding BREX system ATP-binding domain-containing protein, giving the protein MDPENILNALKNGNVPPEGVSEICVGRENEIEEFQKIFERVRGGVAVTKFLNGEFGAGKSFFLKLIEEKALAENFVVSKVTLSRDVPFNKFEVVYRNIARSLTCKTGISLEHIIERWMTKIRTVALRETIDPSQQEQIVRDNIHNDLKEAHKYSASFATAIENYYNLLSKGDHETAKHAIAWLSGETNIPFTIKRKFGVKGDIDKENAFKHLESLSAFLKSLNYAGLVILIDEAEHIMTLHNKKLRDTAYDYMRNIYDACNGGRFRNTLFIFAGTPEFFEDQKLGIPSYTALNERIEDVLHTELKDLRKPIIKLDGFKREDLMELSSRLISMHEELYDWDAGIVRDSLEGIISRHESSAELTGYIPPRIFVKSFISVLDVVQQNPELKTEDEILDLFEEKEEIELEDEDWI
- a CDS encoding DEAD/DEAH box helicase, which gives rise to MSEILNPRLSHFLVNRLGWNKLRDVQRAALEPIMGGDDTLILASTASGKTEAAIIPIFNSMIGEGAEPVCLLYVSPLKALINDMHMRMDSWCSHFNLEAMKWHGDVSGSAKKRFIRDPVEVLLITPESLEVILINRTHDEKRRIFRNLRYIIIDEIHYFIEADRGVQLNSLLSRIESYTDRRPQRIGLSATIGNPDAVMDWMSPGGCSLVKSESDRKLDFRIFNVNLKDPNVEDLEELLDILKRLTGRKVLIFSPSRARAEAYYRIIKEKLDVEVFIHHGSLSKDLREDAEAKFKELSGAFMVSTSTLELGIDVGDIDVVVHLSAPASVNQFLQRTGRSGRKRGSQRTVIFTNGGMDVLIALSTVSLALSGKLENLRIPERPLDIYFHQILSSVFELEKPEPSDIYRLLNRSSVFSRISEDDFHGMIEFMIDEDFLREYGPYIHHGFKFEKTFGKMNFLEFYSVFPPNYEFKVKKGAMTIGTIDAFFAVTYLQRGSVFMLGGDEWIVMDIDYERFTVRVKPYSGNADIPKWNSGGMPVSFEVSRHAYDIILGNFNRDLLRNLDEHSRIKIKNYMGRAESFGLEEGMIPVNMDSTISIYTFAGDRVNKLISDIFALEAENSISNVVNDAFKTSFVANIDYSDILFIMEDIPSIICEDGFPLRLQTHLNNFVKNKFIRYLPENVAAEIIYEILYNPGDLLKLLDENRPVHIDGFGLF